In Carya illinoinensis cultivar Pawnee chromosome 16, C.illinoinensisPawnee_v1, whole genome shotgun sequence, a single window of DNA contains:
- the LOC122299441 gene encoding probable BOI-related E3 ubiquitin-protein ligase 2 isoform X1 — MAFPPHQFQQQYQPQPLQQQHSKSFRNLCTIEGQISQPAGYYNPTNLQDQSQHPPYVPSFHVAGFAPGPVAANDGSDGGVDLPWNFGLEPKKKRLKEQDFLENNSQISSVDFFHPRSVSTGLGLSLDNTRMASTGDSGLLLPISDDIDRELRRQDAEIDRLLKVQGERLRQNILEKVQASQLQTLSIVEEKALQKFREKEVEVESINRKNAELEERMEQLTAEAGAWQQRARYYENMIAALKFNLQQVYAQNRDSKEGCGDSEVDDTASCCNGRSIDFHLLCKDDNDMKEMMTCKACRVYEVCMLLLPCKHLCLCKDCESRLSFCPLCQSPISNALLLSFC, encoded by the exons ATGGCTTTTCCACCACACCAGTTTCAACAACAATACCAACCCCAACCACTTCAGCAACAGCACTCAAAATCCTTCAG AAATTTGTGCACGATTGAAGGTCAGATATCGCAGCCAGCCGGCTATTACAACCCCACTAATCTACAAGATCAGTCTCAGCATCCTCCTTATGTTCCTTCAT tcCATGTTGCAGGGTTTGCTCCTGGTCCCGTAGCTGCAAACGATGGCAGCGATGGTGGGGTTGATTTGCCATGGAATTTTGGACTAGAACCCAAGAAGAAAAGATTGAAGGAACAAGATTTTTTGGAAAACAATTCTCAGATATCCTCTGTGGATTTCTTTCATCCGCGATCTGTCTCGACAGGTTTAGGTTTGTCCCTTGACAATACCCGCATGGCTTCCACGGGAGACTCAGGTTTGCTGTTGCCTATTAGCGATGACATTGATCGTGAGCTGCGGCGACAGGATGCAGAGATTGATAGACTCCTCAAAGTTCAG ggtgAGCGATTGcggcaaaatattttagaaaaggtCCAGGCCAGCCAACTTCAAACTCTTTCAATTGTGGAAGAAAAAGCCCTTCAGAAATTCCGTGAGAAGGAGGTCGAGGTTGAGAGCATTAATAGGAAGAATGCAGAGCTTGAAGAGCGAATGGAACAGTTGACTGCTGAAGCAGGTGCATGGCAACAGCGCGCCAGATACTATGAAAACATGATTGCAGCGCTCAAATTCAATCTTCAGCAAGTTTATGCTCAAAATAGAGATAGTAAGGAGGGATGTGGCGATAGTGAAGTAGATGATACAGCTTCTTGCTGCAATGGCCGTTCCATTGATTTTCACCTGCTTTGCAAGGATGACAATGACATGAAAGAGATGATGACTTGCAAGGCTTGTAGAGTCTATGAAGTgtgcatgcttttattgccaTGTAAGCATCTCTGCCTCTGTAAAGATTGTGAAAGTAGGCTTAGTTTTTGTCCTCTGTGTCAGTCCCCCATAAGTAATGCATTGCTCTTGTCGTTTTGCTGA
- the LOC122299441 gene encoding probable BOI-related E3 ubiquitin-protein ligase 2 isoform X2 gives MAFPPHQFQQQYQPQPLQQQHSKSFRNLCTIEGQISQPAGYYNPTNLQDQSQHPPYVPSWFAPGPVAANDGSDGGVDLPWNFGLEPKKKRLKEQDFLENNSQISSVDFFHPRSVSTGLGLSLDNTRMASTGDSGLLLPISDDIDRELRRQDAEIDRLLKVQGERLRQNILEKVQASQLQTLSIVEEKALQKFREKEVEVESINRKNAELEERMEQLTAEAGAWQQRARYYENMIAALKFNLQQVYAQNRDSKEGCGDSEVDDTASCCNGRSIDFHLLCKDDNDMKEMMTCKACRVYEVCMLLLPCKHLCLCKDCESRLSFCPLCQSPISNALLLSFC, from the exons ATGGCTTTTCCACCACACCAGTTTCAACAACAATACCAACCCCAACCACTTCAGCAACAGCACTCAAAATCCTTCAG AAATTTGTGCACGATTGAAGGTCAGATATCGCAGCCAGCCGGCTATTACAACCCCACTAATCTACAAGATCAGTCTCAGCATCCTCCTTATGTTCCTTCAT GGTTTGCTCCTGGTCCCGTAGCTGCAAACGATGGCAGCGATGGTGGGGTTGATTTGCCATGGAATTTTGGACTAGAACCCAAGAAGAAAAGATTGAAGGAACAAGATTTTTTGGAAAACAATTCTCAGATATCCTCTGTGGATTTCTTTCATCCGCGATCTGTCTCGACAGGTTTAGGTTTGTCCCTTGACAATACCCGCATGGCTTCCACGGGAGACTCAGGTTTGCTGTTGCCTATTAGCGATGACATTGATCGTGAGCTGCGGCGACAGGATGCAGAGATTGATAGACTCCTCAAAGTTCAG ggtgAGCGATTGcggcaaaatattttagaaaaggtCCAGGCCAGCCAACTTCAAACTCTTTCAATTGTGGAAGAAAAAGCCCTTCAGAAATTCCGTGAGAAGGAGGTCGAGGTTGAGAGCATTAATAGGAAGAATGCAGAGCTTGAAGAGCGAATGGAACAGTTGACTGCTGAAGCAGGTGCATGGCAACAGCGCGCCAGATACTATGAAAACATGATTGCAGCGCTCAAATTCAATCTTCAGCAAGTTTATGCTCAAAATAGAGATAGTAAGGAGGGATGTGGCGATAGTGAAGTAGATGATACAGCTTCTTGCTGCAATGGCCGTTCCATTGATTTTCACCTGCTTTGCAAGGATGACAATGACATGAAAGAGATGATGACTTGCAAGGCTTGTAGAGTCTATGAAGTgtgcatgcttttattgccaTGTAAGCATCTCTGCCTCTGTAAAGATTGTGAAAGTAGGCTTAGTTTTTGTCCTCTGTGTCAGTCCCCCATAAGTAATGCATTGCTCTTGTCGTTTTGCTGA